From Endozoicomonas sp. 8E, the proteins below share one genomic window:
- a CDS encoding site-specific DNA-methyltransferase translates to MSRILVEAIEHRPVATLVPYANNARTHSDEQVDQIARSIEEFGFVNPVLVGSDDVIVAGHGRLMAAKQLGMETVPVIVLGHLSETQRRALIIADNQITANSGWDEELLKQELAELDALDFDLDLMGFSDEELEGLLLVDEPEGQTDDDEIPEPEEHPVSQLGDLWILGNHRVLCGSATEQADVETLMAGQLADMVFTDPPYNVDYANPGKNTQAKKDRRIKNDNLGSEFHAFLLAAMTNLLGVCKGAIYICMSSSELDTLQKAFREAGGKWSTFIIWAKNTFTLGRSDYQRQYEPILYGWKEGNEHFWCGARDQGDVWFHSKPARNDLHPTMKPVELVERAVRNSSKTYDIVLDLFGGSGSTLIACEKSHRSARLTELDPKYVDVIVRRWEEYTGKEAYLESNNLTFAQVKEDHDGRTLKATGSD, encoded by the coding sequence ATGTCCAGAATCCTTGTCGAAGCCATAGAACATCGCCCCGTCGCCACCCTGGTGCCCTACGCCAACAACGCTCGTACTCACTCCGATGAGCAGGTGGACCAGATTGCCCGATCCATCGAGGAGTTCGGGTTTGTCAATCCGGTGCTGGTGGGCAGTGACGATGTCATCGTAGCCGGTCATGGTCGTCTGATGGCGGCGAAGCAGCTGGGTATGGAAACCGTGCCGGTGATCGTGCTGGGGCACTTGAGTGAAACCCAGCGCAGGGCGCTGATCATTGCCGACAACCAGATCACGGCCAACTCAGGCTGGGACGAAGAACTGCTCAAGCAGGAACTGGCAGAACTGGATGCCCTGGATTTTGACCTGGACCTGATGGGCTTTTCCGATGAAGAACTGGAAGGTCTGCTGCTGGTGGACGAACCAGAAGGGCAGACTGATGATGACGAAATTCCTGAACCGGAGGAGCATCCCGTCAGCCAGCTGGGTGACCTCTGGATTTTAGGAAATCATCGGGTGCTATGCGGCAGTGCTACCGAACAGGCTGATGTGGAAACCCTGATGGCAGGCCAGCTGGCGGATATGGTGTTCACCGATCCACCCTACAACGTTGACTATGCCAATCCCGGGAAAAACACCCAAGCCAAAAAAGATCGCCGGATCAAAAACGACAATCTCGGCTCTGAGTTCCACGCTTTCCTGCTGGCCGCCATGACCAACCTGCTCGGAGTCTGCAAGGGGGCCATTTATATCTGCATGTCGTCGTCTGAACTGGATACGCTCCAGAAAGCTTTCCGGGAAGCCGGTGGCAAGTGGTCCACGTTTATCATCTGGGCCAAGAACACCTTCACCCTGGGTCGTTCCGATTATCAACGGCAGTACGAGCCAATCCTCTACGGCTGGAAGGAAGGCAACGAACATTTCTGGTGTGGAGCCAGAGATCAGGGCGACGTTTGGTTCCATAGCAAGCCTGCCAGGAATGACCTTCATCCCACTATGAAACCCGTGGAGCTGGTAGAGCGAGCTGTTCGCAACTCTTCCAAGACCTACGACATCGTGCTGGACCTGTTTGGCGGTTCCGGCTCCACACTGATTGCATGCGAAAAGTCACACCGCAGTGCCCGGCTTACCGAACTGGACCCCAAATACGTTGATGTCATTGTGCGCCGATGGGAGGAGTACACAGGCAAGGAAGCCTATCTTGAATCCAATAATCTGACCTTTGCCCAGGTCAAGGAAGACCACGATGGACGAACTCTCAAGGCGACTGGATCAGATTGA
- a CDS encoding flagellin: MDELSRRLDQIDSKLDKLSDAVSRLAMIEERITHQTSNLSRQDERLDEQEKRIRKLEFQASRRGVMLGYIERFGWIVLTAAIGLLAYFLKT, encoded by the coding sequence ATGGACGAACTCTCAAGGCGACTGGATCAGATTGATTCCAAGCTCGACAAGCTGAGCGACGCAGTGTCTCGCCTGGCCATGATCGAAGAGCGGATTACTCACCAGACCAGCAATCTTTCCCGTCAGGATGAACGCCTGGACGAGCAGGAAAAACGCATCCGAAAACTGGAGTTCCAGGCCAGTCGCCGGGGTGTGATGCTGGGCTATATCGAACGCTTCGGTTGGATCGTGCTGACTGCTGCTATTGGCCTGTTGGCTTACTTTCTTAAAACATAA
- a CDS encoding N-acetylmuramoyl-L-alanine amidase codes for MGKRKETNYIVVHCSDTRANQHVTFDDIKRWHTMERAFLDIGYHWVIERDGSAKQGRLIEDWGAHVKYHNHESVGICLVGGLNEHNEPEDNFTPEQKRMLKLLVAGHQAIYPNAVVHGHHHFSKVKTCPNFDVHRWLRQEGLLGGKR; via the coding sequence ATGGGCAAGCGTAAGGAAACCAATTACATCGTCGTTCATTGCTCGGACACCCGAGCCAACCAACACGTTACCTTTGACGACATCAAACGCTGGCACACCATGGAACGGGCCTTTCTGGATATTGGTTACCATTGGGTGATTGAGCGGGACGGTTCCGCAAAGCAGGGTCGTCTTATTGAAGACTGGGGTGCTCATGTCAAATACCACAACCATGAGAGTGTTGGCATCTGTTTGGTGGGTGGCCTGAATGAACACAATGAGCCAGAAGATAACTTCACTCCGGAACAGAAGCGAATGCTGAAGCTTCTGGTGGCTGGCCATCAAGCTATTTATCCAAACGCTGTCGTTCATGGTCATCATCACTTTAGCAAGGTGAAGACCTGTCCTAACTTTGATGTACACCGCTGGCTCAGACAGGAAGGACTGCTGGGAGGCAAACGGTGA
- a CDS encoding 3TM-type holin — protein MSLVAAIPVIGKVIDKLFPDANKAREARAELSKMLLNGELNELEQKAGVVKAEAQGESWLQRNWRPMVMLVFTALVVCCWMGWSAPNLTEAVELKLFSIIQMGIGGYIASRGLEKVVSTIKH, from the coding sequence GTGAGTTTGGTGGCTGCCATTCCGGTGATCGGGAAGGTCATCGACAAGCTTTTTCCTGATGCTAACAAAGCCAGGGAAGCCAGAGCGGAATTGAGCAAGATGCTGCTCAACGGTGAGCTGAATGAACTGGAGCAAAAGGCTGGCGTTGTTAAAGCCGAAGCTCAGGGTGAAAGCTGGCTGCAAAGGAACTGGCGACCCATGGTGATGCTGGTCTTTACGGCATTAGTCGTGTGTTGCTGGATGGGTTGGTCAGCACCGAATCTAACTGAGGCAGTGGAACTGAAACTGTTCAGCATTATCCAGATGGGTATTGGCGGATACATAGCCAGCCGGGGACTGGAAAAGGTGGTCAGCACAATTAAACACTAA
- a CDS encoding GNAT family N-acetyltransferase, with translation MSKVTDTGNEETGMISSIDTMVKPLQNKQLSTELLERAKYKGFRVEAIKGLSDESYSVNFGRSENYKIPRSHRTFMKTFLRDTQSQRISDRYKDDVIFELHSIRNRKLAGFVSLKKTADCKPSELWLSKLAVTPSFQGKKLGSYLCDCAMDYAKNANISTLKLLAARDVVGFYQKKGMKVVAGGSSSLSEVHANIKPVSKIETSASSYLDLHIPTNRTTRHVPLKELS, from the coding sequence TTGTCAAAAGTTACCGATACAGGCAATGAGGAAACAGGGATGATCTCAAGCATTGATACAATGGTTAAACCACTCCAAAACAAACAGCTATCAACGGAGCTTTTAGAGCGAGCCAAATACAAAGGCTTTCGTGTTGAAGCTATCAAAGGTCTTTCTGATGAATCCTATTCTGTTAACTTTGGAAGGTCTGAAAACTACAAGATTCCACGATCTCATAGGACTTTCATGAAAACTTTTCTTCGTGATACCCAATCACAAAGGATTTCGGATAGATATAAAGATGACGTGATATTTGAATTACACAGCATTAGAAATAGAAAGCTGGCCGGTTTCGTTTCTTTAAAAAAGACAGCAGACTGTAAGCCTTCTGAGCTTTGGCTGAGCAAGCTTGCTGTCACTCCCAGTTTCCAGGGTAAAAAGCTGGGTTCATACCTTTGTGACTGCGCTATGGATTACGCAAAAAATGCAAATATCTCAACACTGAAGCTACTGGCAGCAAGAGATGTTGTTGGCTTCTACCAAAAAAAAGGCATGAAAGTAGTGGCTGGCGGTTCTTCATCCTTGTCAGAGGTACACGCTAATATCAAGCCTGTATCGAAAATAGAAACCTCTGCTTCATCCTATTTGGACTTACACATCCCAACTAACCGAACGACCAGACACGTTCCATTAAAAGAACTCAGTTAG